The genomic stretch ttgttacatttttatagtttaatttcCTAATTTGTAGTTTTGTTGAAAAGGTGCtaaaaaacggtactgtctctttaagagaatccggcatttctgtaaacagcatttctgttgtgtttgatcaataactgactgtaaagaacagaaatggtattgaaagagacattattcaatgacaaatcagttgtgtggatctcatctttggacacacatacattacatagaacaacttttactctcaaagaTCTCACTGCCGAATACTCGGCCGCTACACCACACAACCACTGCCGAATACTCGGCCGCTACACCACACAACCACTGCCGAATACTCGGCCGCTACACCACACAACCACTGCCGAATACTCGGCCGCTACACCACACAACCACTGCCGAATACTCGGCCGCTACACCACACAACCACTGCCGAATACTCGGCCGCTACACCACACAACCACTGCCGAATACTCGGCCGCTACACCACAAAACCACAGCCGAATACTCCGCCGCTACACCACAAAACCACAGCCGAATACTCCGCCGCTACACCACAAAACCACAGCCGAATACTCCACCGCTATACCACACAATCACTGCCGAATACTCCACCGCTATACCACACAATCACTGCCGAATACTCCGCCGCTATACCACAAAACCACAGCCGAATACTCCACCGCTATACCACACAATCACTGCCGAATACTCCACCGCTATACCACACAATCACTGCCGAATACTCCACCGCTATACCACACAATCACTGCCGAATACTCCACTGCTATACCACACAATCATTGATGAGTGAAacctaaacatttaccagccagttgccaaatatagacatttatataatatatcgcatagtgtgaaatttggttgcaaatgcgagtgatttcctctcatttcgGTGGAcggttgcacatagagtaaaagatccattcatggcttttgagaatcgatatcgaatcaaccaaataaaaataaaaaaaaaataaaacgaaaaatcttttttttttttttttgcccagccctatttgtattgtattttgaaATACTTTATAAGActatgagaaataaaaaaataataataatgtgtcacgtatattccaagtcctctgaagtcatatgatagctttgtgcgaGGAACCGACCCAAATGCATGTTGTTTACGTGAAGCTTGATGGCCCCTGGTCACTACAACTTGGAGTTTTTTACCATCAGGGTTTTGGAACATGGAAGTAAAAGATCacagggtaaacttcaacagcaatgaatgggagatcacagcaaatattattttcactaacccatttgctccaacagcaagcgaaaaaaatccactattacgtttgaatgactttccagaagagagaaaaaaaaaaagaaaaaaaaaagcgtgGTGGATTAcgagtcagatgggagaagatgccaaatttactgtcactctctcagcagctgtaatagaaactcACTCACAGCTGTGGTCATTcagttttttaaactaattccaatattacacaaagcataatgttataaatttacactcaatatttaaaaaattgctaatataaaaaagtttgctagatttacgctaaTAAATAAGACAGAAACGCGTcaaagtctgtgaaaaaggtctactgtatataaaagagcagcgtgaacattagggctgaaacgattagttgacgttatcgacaacgtcggcaataaaaaattgtcgacaaaaattttcattgtcgaaaagtcatttgatctcatttaatgtaacataagatcatgtgaaactctaatgatgacacgcgagagcagcacttcagctcGCGACGGACTGAGgagaagaaaacagctcacagtccagatgcactttttttttttttttaatccccttttctccccaatttggaacgcccaattcccaatgtgctctgagtcctcgtggtggcgtagtgactcgcctcaatccgggtggcggaggacgaatctcagttgcctccacgtctgagaccatcaatccgcacatcttatcacgtgacttgttgagcacgttaccgcggagacatagagcatgtggaagcttcacgctattctctgtggcataagagctaatgattaaaacttgcaataatcgccaaatattcaaataatccttctaataatcattagattagtctaCGATCAAAATAacagttagttgcagccctaatcaaCATTCAgctgaacatctccttttgtgttccactgaagaaagaaagtcatacatgtttgaaacgACATGACAGTGAGTTAATCATGCCGTTTTTTAGCACCCACCATTATAACCTTCAACTGCTGACACAACCAGAGGTTTGGCGATGTCCTGATAGAGTTGACTGGTGGTCTCCTCAGCACTGAAAACACGGTCTGAAACACATAAAAGCTCAGAATATTATAAATCCATTAAACACTTCTTTACCATCAATCAATAGAAGATAAACTGCTGTTGAACTGACCGAAGCTGAAGCTCTTGGTTTGATTTCCGTCATCATCGATCTGATGTATGGCCTGTTTATCTGCTCTCCAGAACAACTGCCCGTGTTCTGAAGTCTCCGAATCCTCCCTGAAATCATCAATAATATTCACCACATTATTATCGATCACCAATGAAATAACTGATCTGTGTGCTGTCCTCCTCAAATACATGGAACATAACCGACTGCTAAATCGTTTATATTCCTATTCTGAAGTACACCTAgtcttttattaattatttttagtaCGTTTACAACAGAAATGTGACAAAATCAGCCTATTTTATTCCCATGACGTCAATAACTGTTGACCACTAAGAATCCCTCAGCATTAACTGACGACTGTCTTATGTTAATTTAACTCAGATCTGTAAATATTACGTTTTTCTTACCTCTTTATAAGGGGTCTGACCCTGACACACACTTTAACAGCGGATTCTTCAGTCATTTTTCTCCATATAGCGGCTAAATGACCTCTTCAAACTCACTGACGGACTGACTGAAGCGCTCAGGGAGATTTCAAATTTAAACTGACTCTTCCCATTGGACTATCACGCGCACGCGCAGAGCAACGGTCACTCTGAAGCTCCGCCCACTTGAGTGAACCTCTCAGTTGTTGGCTGTGTCAAGAAGGTAACCCCTGCAGCGTAAGTCTCGCGAGAGTCTCATATGTTGGCACTGAGGTTGGTTTTAGAGTTAGATTTAATGATAggattaaggttagggttagatttagcgCTATGTGTAGGGTTTCTGTagaactctaaataaacacaaaaaacactgtGTAAGCATTCGATCCTGTTCTCGCGAGAGTTTAGGTAACTAAGGGTTACCTTATAGACACGACCTCAGTGGTCGTTTAAAAATATGAACGTTGCCATATgggatatatttatttataatgaaatgttTATTACACTTTAATTGTATTTGTCCATTTATGTTTCACATGTTCATAAGAAATGCGCacagattttgatatattaaaatataaattattataatttattcagTTTGCGTTTGTAGGAGTTCCAAGTGCATATCTCAACTGATAAAGGAAACATTAATTTAATTAGAGTAGATATTGACTTTTGACCATTTTCAATTGTGATTTAGAGTTGCCATATGACAGCACTTCCCAAAATATACCTCTTCTAAttgctttttattttgttattggagctattttgtaaagaaataaataaatgttacttaCGAGTACATATCTACATAGAAATGGTTATTATAAATATGaagattgtgacattttttttctttattatcaaTAACTCAGTCAACAGTGATCAATTTCTGTAGATAACTCAGAGACACAGTCACTAAAGTTATATTTATGACAAAACAATTCAAAGTGTTTTGTACATGAATAATCAATGCAATCTATAGACATTTACAGctttttacataaataaaaattggGTTTCCAAAAATTAGATCTAATGATATCTTAACTAATGCACTTTAGAAAGCCATTTGTGCACAGAAGCATTTTTGTGTATGGCAACAATGGCAGAACTAGTAAACAACACTTCTTTATTCTCTATTAGTTACTTTGTCAACTGTCTTTAGATTGTATGAGCCCACAAATATCTACGAGACATTATTTACTTGTACATTTTTACCCAGTGAGGGTCATATAAAACAGTGGTGGGATGCTGAACAATCAATAAAGGCATTaattaaagcaattaaaataattcacTAGGACTGGTCAAAAACAAAACCATCAAGTTCAGGATGAAATGTCTCAAAGCATATCATAAACTATTAAAATTAGGCTCTTTACATTTAGATGTATGCTCAGTTTACCACATGTAATTGATTATACGCacaaataaactgaaaaataCACAGAGACATTTTTCCATATAATAACACATTTGACAGAGAGAGTCAGATCAGGGAGCAATGTcagcttaatttaaaaataatgtttaatatttacTTATAGACATAATTGACTTGAACCTTTGGACTTTTTCATCCGATAATTTTCGTCATCATTCACTCCACATTCCTGGATACTCTGTTTCATGAGGGATAGATCAATGTTCATTAAAAACTGCTCTGTTTAAAAGCCTAATCTAATAATGCTTGAATACAGAAGAGTGCATTGTAAACTCACTGAGTGTTTCAGAACTCAGTTTACAGttcttgagaaaaaaaatcaataatcacTAACACAAATACTGAGACTGTCTTTACCTTCTgctttttcataaatatttaacaATGAACCTTTAATGAAAGTCTGAAGTCTGATTATGTAAATCAACCTCATTATTCATGTTCCTAATTGATCTTGAGATGTGAACGCAGGAAATAAAGTTCTATTTTAATGTGTTGATGATTATGATACGGTGCATGTGGAGGATTTGGGCGGCTGCTCTAGAATGGACTCGCGGCGCAGGTCATTGGGTACGGTGCCCCCCGGACCCCACACGTTCAGCTCGCCGTAGATGCCCGTCTCGATCATCTCCTCCTGCCAGGGTATGGAGATGTTTCCTGACGAAAACTCATCAAAGAACTTTTTATCATCATCCTCCAGGCCGACCCCCTTCACTGTGGAGAAAGCCCCCACATCATCCAGATTTTTGGCATAAACTGTCTTAGAATCCGGTACAAAAGGAGGCGGCAGAATTCCTGTAGAGCGAGAGAAACAATCTGGAGTTAACGCGCTCAAAAGATCAGATGGACAtcaaactaaactacactaaactaGAAGAAACTAAaggaactaaactacattaaaataaaataaactaagaaACAAATCCAGACTGTGTTATTTAAAATGAAAGAGCCAAGCTTATtgaaataaagttaaaataaactAAACCAGACCACACGAAACTAAACAACACTATACTTAATGTCACTACACTACAAACACTAACTAAGTTAAGCTAAATGAAACTGCAATAAGTTAAGATAAGCTAAACTAAACCAAACAACACTATACTAAACGTCACTACACACACTAACTAAGCTTAGCTCATTTATATTAAACTAAGTTAAGATAAGCTAAACTAACTAAGCTTAGCTCATTTATATTCAACTAAGTTAAGATAAACTAAACTAAGCTTAGCTCATTTATATTAAACTAAGTTAAGATAAACTAAACTAAGCTTAGCTCATTTATATTAAACTAAGTTAAGATAAACTAAACTAACTAAGCTTAGCTCATTTATATTCAACTAAGTTAAGATAAACTAAACTAAGCTTAGCTCATTTATATTAAACTAAGTTAAGATAAACTAAACTAACTAAGCTTAGCTCATTTATATTAAACTAAGTTAAGATAAACTAAACTAAGCTTAGCTCATTTATATTAAACTAAGTTAAGATAAACTAAACTAACTAAGCTTAGCTCATTTATATTAAACTAAGATAAACTAAACTAAGCTTAGCTCATTTATATTCAACTAAGTTAAGATAAACTAAACTAAGCTTAGCTAATTTATATTCAACTAAGTTAAGATAAGCTAAACTAACTAAGCTTAGCTAATTTATATTCAACTAAGTTAAGATAAGCTAAACTAACTAAGCTTAGCTAATTTATATTCAACTAAGTAAAGATAAGCTAAACTAACTAAGCTTAGCTCATTTATATTCAACTAAGTTAAGATAAGCTAAACTAACTAAGCTTAGctcatttatattaaattaagATAAGCTAAACTAACTAAGCTTAGCTCATTTATATTAAACTAAGATAAACTAAACTAACTAAGCTTAGCTCATTTATATTCAACTAAGTTAAGCTAAACTAACTAAGCTTAGCTCATTTATATTCAACTAAGTTAAGATAAGCTAAACTAACTAAGCTTAGCTAATTTATATTCAACTAAGTTAAGATAAGCTAAACTAACTAAGCTTAGCTCATTTATATTCAACTAAGTTAAGATAAGCTAAACTAACTAAGCTTAGCTAATTTATATTCAACTAAGTTAAGATAAACTAACTAAGCTTAGCTCATTTATATTCAACTAAGTTAAGATAAGCTAAACTAACTAAGCTTAGCTCATTTATATTAAACTAAGTTAAGATAAGCTAAACTAACTAAGCTTAGCTCATTTATATTAAACTAAGTTAAGATAAGCTAAACTAACTAAGCTTCGCTAAttgaaattaaactaaattaagaTAAGCTAAACTAAGCTTAGCTCATTTATATTCAACTAAGTTAAGATAAGCTAAACTAAGCTTAGCTCATTGAAATTTAGATAAACTAAACTAAGCTTAGCTCATTTATATTCAACTAATTTAAGATAAACTAAACTAACTAAGCTTAGCTCATTTATATTAAACTAAGTTAAGATAAGCTAAACTAACTAAGCTTAGCTCATTTATATTAAACTAAGTTAAGATAAGCTAAACTAATTAAGCTTAGCTCATTTATATTAAACTAAGTTAAGATAAGCTAAACTAACTAAGCTTAGCTCATTTATATTCAACTAAGTTAAGATAAACTAAACTAAGCTTAGCTCATTTATATTCAACTAAATTAAGATAAGCTAAACTAACTAAGCTTAGCTCATTTATATTCAACTAAGTTAAGATAAGCTAAACTAACTAAGCTTAGCTCATTTATATTCAACTAAGTTAAGATAAACTAAACTAACTAAACTTAGCTAAttgaaattaaactaaattaagaTAAGCTAAACTAACTAAGCTTAGCTCATTTATATTAAACTAAGTTAAGATAAGCTAAACTAACTAAGCTTAGCTCATTTATATTAAACTAAGTTAAGATAAGCTAAACTAACTAAGCTTAGCTAAttgaaattaaactaaattaagaTAAGCTAAACTAACTAAGCTTAGCTCATTTATATTAAACTAAGTTAAGATAAGCTAAACTAACTAAGCTTAGCTCATTTATATTCAACTAAGTTAAGATAAGCTAAACTAACTAAGCTTAGCTCATTTACATTAAACTAAGTTAAGATAAGCTAAACTAACTAAGCTTAGCTAAttgaaattaaactaaattaagaTAAACTAAACTATGCTAACTGAAAATAAACTAAGTTAATATAAGCTAAAGAAAAACTACACTACACTCAAAGGAAGCTAACCTACTCTCTATCTTACAACACACCTCACTAAGTTGAGCTAACTGAAATTAAACTATGTTAAGATAAACTCAAAAGACCCAAGCTAAGCTAAAGTAGCTATAGCTAGGAAACTAAACCAATatctaaatgtaaatgcatgttatGTAAAATTGCAATGCATGAGGAGCGAAGTGTTGTGTTTTTATGAAGTCAGCGCCACACCTGCGTCGAGTTTCCTCCAGTTGATCTCGCTGAAGAACGGATGTGCTCGCAGCTCATCACAGCAGTCGTTCTTGAAGCCCAGTCTCTTATCCACCTCTTTAGCCAGCAGACCCTCACAGATGGACCGGGCATTCTCACTGAACTTCTCTGGATAGGTCACGGGGTCATTTAAGATTCGTTTCTTCACCTCTTTATTCTCCAACTGAGCAGAGGAACATTTTTATAACAATGAAGTATTAAAAATCTGATTATATtccatttttaaatttatttatttatttatttatttttttgcatattaaaatgtatttaaatgctaCTTGTACTTTCTCTACATttgcatgtttatgtttattattaatacacaagtttatttCCCCATCAACGCCCTTACACCGCATCACTACTgtgttttttctttatatttcccCTGACACACGTCCACCTCAGTGACCAATACATGATAATACATTTGAATATTCTGTACTGGACAGTGGACACTGATTGGACGTTATGAAAAGGgattaattataaaacaatataattgcACCTTCTCTCCTCGTGTCCTGAAGGGTCCTTTAGCTGCCATGAACTCGTACAGCGTCACTCCCAGAGTGAAATAATCAACAGAATAATCATATTCATCACCTTTCAACAGCTCTGGGGCCATAAACCCTGAAagcaaacatgaaacatatttaCCAGTGGAATTATATTGTGTGGGTCAGTTTAACAGGATGGATTAATTTTGAATCTGATAACAAGGGCGAAGCAGCCATGGTAACATTTTGGGTGATAACCAAGACTTTCTTGGACATAAACATCAAaccataaattatatttacagCAATAACAATAGACATGGGGTCATAATGTTATATACTGAAACGgtgatgaaaaaaattaagttATGTGACTTTTGTCATTCAGGGAGAACATGTGATGGAACATAATGATGCTGAAGGTTTCACCTGGAGTTCCAGCATATCCTTTGGTTTTAAACTGATCTTCAGCCAGTTCAACAGCCAAACCGAGATCAGAGATTCGCACGTTACCTGAGAGAAAAAATCATGTCCAAGAAATGTCACAGATTTCGAGGATGACCGAAAAGTACAATCTTTACAGagtaaatgcatttaaaagtgtGATATCCCTTCATataaagacccaatgaaatcaAAGTTGACTATTTGCTTTCTCAATATCGTACATGTTCcttgtcttattgtgaatgattcatcagtgcatgttattccaaagaaaaattgACTatgaaacacttatttttcaaccACCTGTCATGTAGAGACACTTTACACCAGTTCCAATCTTGATGACCAGTGGAGCTAGTGTTATTCATTTAGAGTTGTTAACATGTTCACCTTCATTATCTAGAAGAACGTTCTCTGGTTTGAGATCTCTGTAAATGATTCTCTTCTGGTGTAGATGCTCAAGGCCTTGAATGATCTGAGCAGCGTAATAACACGCCCGTGACTCGGAGAAGCCGGGGTTATTCTCGTCCACATTATAGATGTGATACCTGTGAGGGACAGCAAGACAACATTTACTCATTATTAGCAATTACAGGCGCAAGCAGGGCAATGTCTCCATGTGCATCATACTAAGAATGATCCAATGGTAACAGATTTAACCCAAATTTACAACTATTTACAGgtaggtggcgctgtcacaaCACTACTCTGGTACCGTCAGGGCATGGACCCAAGGTCTCACTGCCAAGAGACAGACTCACAAACGGTTTTGAATAtcaaaatttggccaaaatggcCCAAATACGGTGGAATTTACAGCCAGTCTTAAACAAACTGGTATCATTGTGCTGCACATACACAAGAGAATCTAATAGATCGTACAATAAATTGATTTGAAAGTTATAAGCATTGTTCTTTTTGATTCACTCTTAACCAATAGGTCACAGTCCCCAAACTGCTCAGGTCCCCTCAGAGATTGAGGTCCAAGATTTGTTCCTTAACGCCAATGCATTGTAAAGATACAACCTAACTTCCTGTTTGGCGTCTTCGTCGTCAATTTCATCTAGTAACTTTGGACTGGTTTCGGCAATCAAAAATTCATTTGATAACTTCTTTGAGGATTGGTCTTATGTAAATACAGCAaagcgttgccatgatacagctTTGGATGCTTTTTGGTGACTTGACATCTAATtcgttggtggcgctagaggttATGAGTTAGAAACCTCAAATTTGGGTCAGTTACATTTAAGAGTGTCCTTTATCAgtatgccaaatttcataacttttctatgtacagttctatgggctgccatagactttcGGCGGATGAATAATAACAAGAAGAACACTAACAGCTTGGCCcttaataaatacacaaaaatataagTGCAAATTTAAGCTGTTGGTGGTCCTGGAAGGTTTCAGAGGTGGACCCAAAAATGGATTAGATTGATGTTCATACTCTCCCaaatcaatgtgccaaattttacaactttcctCCATTATATGATtgtatgggctgccatagactcccagcaGAAAAAACAGAATTATAAGAAAACCAACAGATACAACAGATGTCTACACATTCGcctggagtgtgtgtgtttgtattcacCTCAAGTCTCCTCCATTCATGATGGTCATCACCAGGCAGAGTTCAGTCCTGGTCTGGAAGGCGTAAGCCAATGACACGATAAATCTACTGTGAACTCGAGCCAGAATCCGTTTCTCCACCATAGCACCCTGTGAAAACACCACAACACTACTAGAACATTTGCTCATCTGTATTTGAATCTATATGGACTAGAAGTCATGACCTGTTTGGCACCAAAAGATTGTCAAAGCCTCAAGAGAGACAGACCAAAGACCACTAGAAAAATGGAAAATAGAAGAATTTGCACCAATGTACTACAATTGTTTTGCTCGACAGAATTATATGATGCATGttttcccagcatgatttgagaaagaGCAGAATTTGAAATATTTCCTATCCATTTGATGTTAGAACATTtccttgttttacatttttaaaacccaAAAATCTTCTGTTTTGAAATCTAAGTtgaatgtggtctcagacttttagacTCCTCTGTTTGCATGTAACTATCTATAAGGTCATTATAAA from Myxocyprinus asiaticus isolate MX2 ecotype Aquarium Trade chromosome 7, UBuf_Myxa_2, whole genome shotgun sequence encodes the following:
- the grk1a gene encoding rhodopsin kinase GRK1 — its product is MDIGGLTTVVANSAYISARGSFDGSANPAANRDKKYHAKLKLPHITVCEGLRETLDLQYKSICVEQPIGKRLFQEYLETTNEYKGPCRLWKDIEEYDTAEDKDRTHKAAKILQRYMEPSAKLFCPFLPENDITKVKEQHQEAADDLFVAIHTSVFDFLKEVPFTFYLESMYFKRFLQWKWLEMQPVAEDWFLDFRVLGKGGFGEVSACQMKATGKLYACKKLNKKRLKKRKGYEGAMVEKRILARVHSRFIVSLAYAFQTRTELCLVMTIMNGGDLRYHIYNVDENNPGFSESRACYYAAQIIQGLEHLHQKRIIYRDLKPENVLLDNEGNVRISDLGLAVELAEDQFKTKGYAGTPGFMAPELLKGDEYDYSVDYFTLGVTLYEFMAAKGPFRTRGEKLENKEVKKRILNDPVTYPEKFSENARSICEGLLAKEVDKRLGFKNDCCDELRAHPFFSEINWRKLDAGILPPPFVPDSKTVYAKNLDDVGAFSTVKGVGLEDDDKKFFDEFSSGNISIPWQEEMIETGIYGELNVWGPGGTVPNDLRRESILEQPPKSSTCTVS